From a region of the Georgenia yuyongxinii genome:
- a CDS encoding VanZ family protein has protein sequence MSLSRAPDGRDILPGMPAAPPVPPRHPRRGHARTAALLVALAVQALVLYLPVVPDAPGTGVPGADKITHAAVFALVTMAGLGAGLPPAIVVGFGVVHAAASELVQHTMLPGRSGDVLDVVADLAGVTLGVVVARWLARRRS, from the coding sequence GTGAGTCTTTCACGCGCCCCGGACGGTCGTGACATCCTGCCCGGCATGCCCGCCGCTCCCCCGGTGCCCCCGCGGCACCCCCGCCGCGGCCATGCTCGGACGGCGGCGCTGCTGGTCGCGCTGGCGGTCCAGGCGCTCGTGCTGTACCTGCCCGTGGTGCCCGACGCGCCCGGAACTGGGGTGCCGGGCGCGGACAAGATCACGCACGCCGCCGTCTTCGCGCTCGTCACGATGGCGGGCCTTGGGGCCGGGCTGCCTCCCGCCATCGTCGTCGGCTTCGGGGTGGTTCACGCCGCGGCGAGCGAGCTGGTGCAGCACACCATGCTCCCGGGCCGCTCGGGCGACGTGCTCGACGTCGTCGCTGACCTGGCGGGCGTGACGCTGGGGGTCGTCGTGGCGCGTTGGTTGGCCAGGCGTCGCTCATGA
- the atpE gene encoding ATP synthase F0 subunit C: MEITGDIATIGYGLATIGPGIGMGILVGKTQEAVARQPELAGPLRINMFIGMALVEALALIGLAAGFVF; the protein is encoded by the coding sequence ATGGAGATCACCGGAGACATCGCGACCATCGGCTACGGCCTGGCCACCATCGGCCCCGGTATCGGTATGGGCATCCTGGTCGGCAAGACCCAGGAGGCGGTCGCCCGTCAGCCCGAGCTGGCCGGCCCGCTCCGTATCAACATGTTCATCGGTATGGCCCTGGTCGAGGCCCTGGCTCTGATCGGCCTGGCCGCCGGCTTCGTCTTCTGA
- a CDS encoding F0F1 ATP synthase subunit B — protein sequence MNANAPVVAQEVTTQNPLLPAGYDILWSAVCIAIIAFFLVKYAVPRLTAMLDERAAKIEAGLAQAEKAQRAAADAEERIASELADARREAAGVREQAQEEGKRIVAEARGKAQTEADRVTEAAQRQIEADRQAAQISLRTDVGMLATELASRIVGESVTEQALQSRVIDRFLDQLEAAEAEQGAAATTREA from the coding sequence ATGAACGCCAACGCCCCTGTGGTGGCGCAGGAGGTGACCACCCAGAACCCCCTCCTGCCGGCCGGCTACGACATCCTCTGGTCGGCGGTGTGCATCGCGATCATCGCGTTCTTCCTCGTGAAGTACGCGGTCCCGCGGCTGACCGCCATGCTCGACGAGCGCGCCGCGAAGATCGAGGCCGGCCTGGCCCAGGCCGAGAAGGCCCAGCGGGCCGCCGCGGACGCCGAGGAGCGCATCGCGAGCGAGCTCGCCGACGCGCGCCGCGAGGCCGCCGGGGTGCGCGAGCAGGCTCAGGAAGAGGGCAAGCGGATCGTCGCCGAGGCGCGCGGCAAGGCGCAGACCGAGGCCGACCGCGTCACCGAGGCCGCCCAGCGCCAGATCGAGGCCGACCGCCAGGCCGCCCAGATCTCGCTGCGCACCGACGTCGGCATGCTCGCGACCGAGCTGGCCTCGCGCATCGTGGGTGAGTCCGTCACCGAGCAGGCGTTGCAGTCCCGTGTCATCGACCGTTTCCTCGACCAGCTCGAGGCGGCCGAGGCAGAGCAGGGCGCTGCGGCGACCACGCGGGAGGCGTGA
- a CDS encoding L-threonylcarbamoyladenylate synthase: MNVYDCQDPAERTTGLDEAVNALGRGALVVLPTDTVYGIAADAFDGRAVAGLLAAKGRGRQMPPPVLVGTVETLDGLATEVPAVVRDLVKTFWPGPLTIVCLAQPSLAWDLGDTDGTVALRMPADETAIALLRRTGPLAVSSANLSGQPSPHTAAQAVAYFGDKVAVYLDAGRAGGGTASTIVDATGERLTILREGALTRAELAAVAPELAEEAEPTPDGDAAADGYTSSDDTSPNATTPDGATSDGVTPDGGTAAAGEGDRAR; the protein is encoded by the coding sequence GTGAACGTGTACGACTGCCAGGATCCCGCCGAGCGCACGACCGGCCTCGACGAGGCCGTGAACGCCCTGGGACGCGGGGCCCTCGTGGTGCTGCCCACCGACACCGTGTACGGTATCGCCGCCGACGCCTTCGACGGCCGCGCCGTCGCCGGCCTGCTCGCCGCGAAGGGCCGCGGCCGCCAGATGCCCCCGCCAGTGCTGGTCGGCACGGTGGAGACCCTCGACGGTCTCGCCACGGAGGTGCCTGCCGTCGTGCGCGACCTCGTCAAGACGTTCTGGCCCGGCCCGCTCACCATCGTCTGCCTTGCCCAGCCGTCCCTCGCCTGGGACCTCGGCGACACCGACGGCACCGTCGCGCTGCGCATGCCCGCGGACGAGACGGCCATCGCGCTGCTGCGCCGCACCGGACCGCTGGCCGTCTCCAGCGCCAACCTCTCGGGGCAGCCGTCCCCGCACACCGCGGCCCAGGCGGTGGCGTACTTCGGCGACAAGGTCGCCGTCTACCTCGACGCCGGCCGGGCTGGGGGCGGCACCGCCTCGACCATCGTGGACGCGACGGGGGAGCGACTGACCATCCTGCGCGAGGGTGCGCTCACCCGCGCCGAGCTGGCCGCGGTCGCGCCGGAGCTCGCCGAGGAGGCGGAGCCCACTCCCGACGGCGACGCAGCGGCCGACGGTTACACCTCGTCCGACGACACCTCGCCCAACGCCACCACGCCCGACGGCGCCACCTCCGACGGCGTCACCCCCGACGGCGGGACCGCCGCGGCCGGGGAGGGTGACCGGGCGAGGTGA
- the prfA gene encoding peptide chain release factor 1, which produces MSEDLRIEPLLAEHAEIERAMADPAVHADQGRARTLGRRYAELGRVVSAYRAWQEADGDLAAGRELAEGDAAFAEELPALEAAVAQAADHLHRVLVPTDPDDARDVILEVKAGEGGEESALFAGDLVRMYLRYAERQGWTTQLITATESDLGGYKDVSVAIKTKGVPQDPADGVWAHLKYEGGVHRVQRVPVTESQGRIHTSAAGVLVLPEVDDPGEVEIDANDLRIDVYRSSGPGGQSVNTTDSAVRITHVPTGIVVSMQNEKSQLQNREQAMRVLRARLLAARQEEAAAAASEQRRSQVRTVDRSERIRTYNFPENRIADHRTGYKAYNLDHVLDGDLGPVITSAIEMDEAERLAAAAQHG; this is translated from the coding sequence TTGAGCGAGGACCTGCGCATCGAGCCGCTGCTGGCCGAGCACGCCGAGATCGAGCGCGCGATGGCGGACCCCGCCGTCCACGCCGATCAGGGCCGCGCCCGCACCCTCGGCCGGCGCTACGCCGAGCTCGGCCGGGTCGTCTCGGCCTACCGGGCCTGGCAGGAGGCCGACGGCGACCTCGCCGCGGGTCGTGAGCTCGCCGAGGGTGACGCCGCCTTCGCCGAGGAGCTCCCGGCTCTCGAGGCAGCTGTCGCGCAGGCCGCGGACCATCTGCATCGCGTCCTCGTGCCCACCGACCCCGACGACGCCCGCGACGTCATCCTCGAGGTCAAGGCGGGGGAGGGCGGGGAGGAGTCCGCGCTGTTCGCCGGCGACCTGGTGCGCATGTACCTGCGCTACGCCGAGCGGCAGGGGTGGACCACCCAGCTCATCACCGCCACCGAGTCCGACCTCGGCGGGTACAAGGACGTCTCCGTCGCGATCAAGACCAAGGGCGTGCCGCAGGACCCGGCCGACGGCGTGTGGGCCCACCTGAAGTACGAGGGCGGCGTCCACCGCGTGCAGCGGGTGCCCGTCACCGAGTCCCAGGGCCGCATCCACACCTCCGCGGCCGGCGTCCTCGTCCTGCCCGAGGTCGACGACCCCGGCGAGGTCGAGATCGACGCCAACGACCTGCGCATCGACGTCTACCGCTCCTCGGGCCCCGGCGGCCAGTCCGTCAACACCACCGACTCGGCCGTGCGCATCACCCACGTGCCCACCGGCATCGTCGTGTCGATGCAGAACGAGAAGTCGCAGCTGCAGAACCGCGAGCAGGCCATGCGCGTGCTGCGGGCGCGCCTGCTCGCCGCCCGGCAGGAGGAGGCCGCGGCCGCGGCGTCCGAGCAGCGCCGTTCGCAGGTGCGCACCGTCGACCGGTCCGAGCGCATCCGCACCTACAACTTCCCCGAGAACCGCATCGCCGACCACCGCACCGGGTACAAGGCCTACAACCTCGACCACGTGCTCGACGGCGACCTCGGGCCCGTCATCACCTCGGCGATCGAGATGGACGAGGCCGAGCGCCTCGCTGCCGCCGCGCAGCATGGCTGA
- the atpB gene encoding F0F1 ATP synthase subunit A translates to MFVHGLGSPRSRHTPIVGCAHGAHQPARLKNHQGDVLSAESLLTLTSQAQIVAQEGSGFHGPTLADFFPPALLFEGTIFEFNRITLVRLISTAVLVLLFWLAARNPKLVPSRGQSLGELAVDFVRTGVAEESLGKELGRRYTPLLVVIFFGVLAMNITGIVPFLNIAGSSVVGVPLVFALISYVAFIVAGVKAQGGSQFLKSQLFPPGVPWPIYIILTPIEFLSTFIIRPATLTVRLVANMLAGHLLLVLCFAATNFLFTEASGAMAPLGALTLAAGFAFTLFEIFVAVLQAYVFTVLTTVYIQLSVESH, encoded by the coding sequence ATGTTCGTTCATGGGTTAGGCTCTCCACGTTCCAGGCACACGCCCATCGTCGGGTGTGCCCACGGAGCCCATCAACCTGCCCGGCTTAAGAACCACCAGGGGGACGTCCTGTCTGCCGAATCACTGCTGACGCTCACCTCCCAGGCGCAGATCGTCGCCCAGGAGGGAAGCGGCTTCCACGGACCCACCCTGGCCGACTTCTTCCCGCCGGCGCTGCTCTTCGAGGGCACGATCTTCGAGTTCAACCGCATCACGCTCGTGCGGCTGATCTCCACCGCGGTGCTCGTGCTGCTGTTCTGGCTCGCCGCCCGCAACCCCAAGCTGGTGCCCAGCCGCGGCCAGTCCCTCGGTGAGCTCGCCGTAGACTTCGTGCGCACTGGCGTCGCCGAGGAGTCCCTCGGTAAGGAGCTGGGCCGCAGGTACACACCGCTCCTCGTGGTGATCTTCTTCGGCGTGCTCGCCATGAACATCACGGGCATCGTCCCGTTCCTCAACATCGCGGGCAGCTCCGTGGTGGGGGTGCCGCTGGTGTTCGCGCTGATCTCCTACGTCGCGTTCATCGTCGCCGGCGTCAAGGCCCAGGGCGGGAGTCAGTTCCTCAAGAGCCAGCTCTTCCCGCCCGGCGTGCCGTGGCCGATCTACATCATCCTCACGCCGATCGAGTTCCTCTCGACCTTCATCATCCGCCCGGCCACGCTCACCGTCCGTCTCGTGGCAAACATGCTCGCCGGGCACCTGTTGCTCGTACTGTGCTTCGCGGCGACGAACTTCCTCTTCACCGAGGCCTCCGGCGCGATGGCGCCGCTCGGCGCACTCACGCTCGCGGCCGGGTTCGCCTTCACGCTGTTCGAGATCTTCGTCGCCGTCCTGCAGGCCTACGTCTTCACCGTGCTCACCACGGTGTACATCCAGCTGTCCGTCGAGTCGCACTAG
- the prmC gene encoding peptide chain release factor N(5)-glutamine methyltransferase, which produces MADTPSRAGGSARGATDSRGPVTVRQAVAGAALVLAEAGVPTPDVDARLLAEHVLGRSLYLVPSAATFAEASGDRAQTLFAELVERRRRREPLQHITGLMAFRHLTLSAAPGAFVVRPETEVVAGEAVEAAAAVASKGRAPVVVDLCSGSGAIALAVATEVPGAVVHAVELSPAALRVARRNVDALAPAVHLVAGDAATALRELDGTVDVVVSNPPYIPPDAVPRETEVREHDPDLALYGGGIDGLDVPRAVVRTAARLLADGGVFVMEHAEVQAATVRQIAATAGLREVRTGRDLTGRDRYVVARR; this is translated from the coding sequence ATGGCTGACACGCCGTCGCGCGCCGGGGGCAGCGCCCGCGGTGCGACCGACTCGCGCGGGCCGGTGACGGTGCGCCAGGCGGTCGCCGGCGCTGCTCTGGTCCTCGCCGAGGCAGGTGTGCCCACTCCGGACGTCGACGCCCGCCTGCTCGCCGAGCACGTGCTCGGCCGCTCGCTCTACCTGGTGCCCTCCGCCGCCACGTTCGCCGAGGCGTCCGGCGACCGCGCGCAGACGCTCTTCGCCGAGCTCGTCGAGCGGCGCCGCCGCCGCGAGCCCCTCCAGCACATCACCGGGCTCATGGCCTTCCGGCACCTCACCCTCTCCGCCGCACCCGGCGCGTTCGTGGTCCGGCCCGAGACCGAGGTCGTCGCCGGTGAGGCGGTCGAGGCCGCAGCCGCGGTCGCGTCCAAGGGGCGCGCTCCCGTGGTGGTCGACCTCTGCAGCGGGTCCGGCGCGATCGCCCTGGCGGTGGCCACCGAGGTGCCTGGCGCCGTCGTGCACGCCGTCGAGCTCTCGCCGGCGGCCCTGCGGGTGGCCCGGCGCAACGTCGACGCGCTCGCCCCGGCGGTGCACCTGGTCGCCGGGGACGCCGCGACGGCGCTGCGTGAGCTGGACGGCACGGTGGACGTGGTCGTCTCCAACCCGCCCTACATCCCGCCGGACGCAGTGCCGCGGGAGACCGAGGTCCGCGAGCATGACCCGGACCTTGCGCTGTACGGCGGCGGCATCGACGGGCTCGACGTCCCGCGCGCGGTCGTCCGGACTGCCGCGCGGCTGCTCGCCGACGGCGGGGTGTTCGTCATGGAGCACGCCGAGGTGCAGGCCGCGACGGTCCGCCAGATCGCGGCGACGGCCGGCCTGCGCGAGGTGCGCACCGGCCGGGACCTGACCGGCCGCGACCGCTACGTCGTCGCCCGTCGGTAG
- a CDS encoding F0F1 ATP synthase subunit delta, giving the protein MRASSQAALQLAQERWEPVLRESGERALALGEQLFALVDTLDSSAALRRALTEPSRDGGDKARLAATVLQGKVDAEVVDLVSGLVRERWSHDGDLADAVDSLAVTSVLASAEQAGRLADVEDESFRLVRMFADERELRGAVEDRNLSPARRAGLMESVLSGKVAPEMLVLAMQAARTLRHRSVTSALRVVTELAAERRAHLVASVSSAAPLTREQIDRLGGILRRSYGRDVQVHVGVDPELVGGIRVQVGDDVIDGTLATRLADARRRLAG; this is encoded by the coding sequence ATGCGGGCGAGCAGCCAGGCGGCGCTCCAGCTGGCGCAGGAACGGTGGGAGCCGGTCCTGCGCGAGTCGGGCGAGCGCGCGCTTGCCCTGGGCGAGCAGCTGTTCGCGCTCGTCGACACGCTGGACTCCTCCGCCGCCCTGCGGCGGGCGCTCACCGAGCCCTCACGCGACGGCGGCGACAAGGCCCGCCTCGCGGCCACCGTGCTCCAGGGCAAGGTGGACGCCGAGGTCGTCGATCTCGTCTCCGGCCTGGTGCGTGAGCGCTGGTCCCACGACGGCGACCTCGCCGACGCGGTGGATTCCCTCGCAGTGACGTCCGTGCTCGCCTCGGCCGAGCAGGCCGGCCGGCTGGCCGACGTCGAGGACGAGTCCTTCCGCCTGGTGCGGATGTTCGCAGACGAGCGGGAGCTGCGCGGAGCGGTCGAGGACCGCAACCTCAGCCCGGCACGCCGGGCGGGCCTGATGGAGAGCGTGCTCTCCGGCAAGGTCGCGCCCGAGATGCTGGTGCTCGCCATGCAGGCGGCGCGGACGCTGCGCCACCGGTCGGTCACGTCGGCGCTGCGCGTCGTCACCGAGCTCGCCGCGGAACGGCGGGCGCACCTGGTGGCCTCCGTCTCCTCCGCCGCCCCGCTGACCCGCGAGCAGATCGATCGCCTCGGCGGCATCCTGCGACGCTCCTACGGCCGTGACGTGCAGGTGCACGTCGGTGTCGACCCCGAGCTGGTCGGCGGCATACGCGTGCAGGTCGGCGACGACGTCATCGACGGCACTCTGGCCACCCGCCTGGCGGACGCCCGGCGCCGGCTCGCCGGCTGA
- the rpmE gene encoding 50S ribosomal protein L31, which produces MKQGIHPEYVTTMVTCTCGNTFSTHSTSTSGEIHADVCSACHPFYTGKQKILDTGGRVARFEARYGKKK; this is translated from the coding sequence ATGAAGCAGGGCATCCACCCCGAGTACGTCACCACCATGGTGACGTGCACGTGCGGCAACACCTTCAGCACCCACAGCACCTCCACGTCCGGCGAGATCCACGCCGACGTGTGCAGTGCCTGCCACCCGTTCTACACGGGCAAGCAGAAGATCCTCGACACCGGTGGCCGCGTCGCCCGCTTCGAGGCTCGCTACGGCAAGAAGAAGTAG
- a CDS encoding MraY family glycosyltransferase, producing MRVYLLVMLTAAAVTFLMTPVVRRLAQVTRALTPVRARDVHTVPIPRLGGVAMLAGLAVAMLVASRVPFLGSVFYDTSTAWAILGGATMVCLLGVADDIWDLDWMTKLVGQVLAAGLMAWQGVQLITFPVFGLTIGSSRLSLFATILVVVVAINAVNFVDGLDGLAAGMIAIGGGAFFVYTYLLTREAQPGNYANVATAVIAALVGVCLGFLPHNFNPAKIFMGDSGSMLLGLVVAAAAIVVTGQIDPATVSTGQVLPAYVPILLPVAVLLMPLLDMTLAVLRRVRAGQSPFKPDRMHLHHRLLGLGHSHRRAVLIMYLWTTVFAFSAVALAVFSPAQVAVGAAVAIVVAAVITYNQLPGLRHRGEETADAAPDGVAFAPADAAPDGVAATPSPPRTSRPTTPHEEPSR from the coding sequence GTGAGGGTCTACCTGCTCGTCATGCTCACCGCGGCCGCGGTGACGTTCCTGATGACGCCCGTGGTGCGGCGCCTCGCCCAGGTCACCCGCGCGCTCACGCCCGTCCGCGCCCGCGACGTGCACACCGTGCCCATCCCACGCCTGGGCGGCGTGGCGATGCTGGCCGGGCTTGCCGTCGCGATGCTCGTGGCCTCCCGGGTGCCGTTCCTCGGCTCCGTCTTCTACGACACCTCCACCGCCTGGGCGATCCTCGGCGGAGCCACGATGGTCTGCCTCCTCGGCGTGGCCGACGACATCTGGGACCTGGACTGGATGACCAAGCTTGTCGGGCAGGTCCTCGCGGCAGGCCTCATGGCGTGGCAGGGCGTCCAGCTCATCACGTTCCCGGTCTTCGGGCTGACCATCGGCTCGAGCCGGCTCTCGCTGTTCGCCACGATCCTCGTGGTGGTGGTGGCCATCAACGCGGTCAACTTCGTCGACGGGCTCGACGGCCTCGCGGCAGGGATGATCGCCATCGGCGGCGGCGCGTTCTTCGTCTACACCTACCTGCTCACGCGCGAGGCGCAGCCGGGCAACTACGCGAACGTGGCCACGGCCGTCATCGCGGCGCTGGTGGGGGTGTGCCTGGGCTTCCTCCCGCACAACTTCAACCCGGCAAAGATCTTCATGGGTGACTCCGGGTCGATGCTCCTCGGCCTGGTTGTCGCCGCCGCCGCGATCGTGGTCACCGGGCAGATCGACCCGGCCACGGTGTCCACCGGTCAGGTGCTGCCCGCCTACGTGCCCATCCTGCTGCCGGTCGCCGTCCTGCTCATGCCACTGCTCGACATGACCTTGGCAGTGCTACGCCGCGTGCGGGCCGGGCAGTCGCCGTTCAAGCCGGACCGCATGCACCTGCACCACCGGCTGCTGGGCCTCGGGCACAGCCACCGCCGCGCGGTGCTGATCATGTACCTGTGGACCACGGTGTTCGCCTTCAGTGCCGTCGCCCTCGCCGTGTTCTCGCCCGCGCAGGTGGCCGTCGGCGCCGCCGTCGCCATCGTGGTGGCTGCGGTCATCACCTACAACCAGCTGCCGGGTCTGCGTCACCGCGGCGAGGAGACGGCGGACGCAGCGCCCGACGGCGTCGCCTTCGCTCCGGCGGACGCAGCGCCCGACGGCGTCGCCGCCACCCCGTCACCGCCCCGCACGTCCCGTCCCACCACCCCGCACGAGGAACCGAGCCGATGA